The nucleotide sequence TGAGGAATTGAGGAATTCGGATGAGTTTCAACAGCTAAAGTTATTTTACGAGAGTTTGTGGAATCGGAGTAAAAAGAGCAAGAACAAACTTTACAGTCTTCACAGTCCAGAGGTTGAGTGCATTAGCAAGGGCAAGAGCCATAAGAGGTATGAGTTTGGTAACAAAGTAGGTTTTGTTGGTACATTGAAGAAGAATTTTATACTGAGTTGCAAATCATTTCACGGCAATCCTTATGACGGTCATACATTAGAAGAGAATTTATGTGAAGCAAAAACCCTTTTGGGTAGTAACGGTACAATAGATACGATATTGGTAGATTTGGGTTACAGGAAGCACAATTATAGAGGGGATGCAAAAGTCCATGTAGTTCCACGCAGTATGAAGAAATTCAAAGTTAATTTTAAGAGGTTATTGAAAAGACGAAGTTGTGTTGAGGCGACGATAGGTCATACTAAGCGAGATAACCGGATGGACAGAAATTATCTGAAAGGCAAAGAGGGAGATAAAGCTAATGCGATTTTGGCAGCAAGTGGACATAATTTAAGGCTGATACTGGCCTTTCTTTTATTTTTTCTCAAAAAATTTATGGATAATATTGCAAAAAAATTAGCAAATTTTGCAAACGAAGTGTTTCTGGATAAAAAGTATGCCAAAATATATGTATAGTTTACATTTAATAAACAAAAATATTGGCAAATTTTAAGAAAATATACCTTTTTCAGGGTTAACTAAGTTAAAAGCAAAAGCAGATGTAAAGGTAGAGGAAGATATAGAGAGAGAGTGAGGTAGTGAGGTGTGATGTGATGTGTAGTATGGGTAGTATGGGTCATGGGTTAAACGTTCAAGGTTCAAGGTGCAAGGTGCAAGGTTCCAATCAACCAATCAACCAATATACAAATACACCAATATGCTTTTTTGGTTTTATTACTCTCTTGACTGCAACTTGGTATCAGACATCGATCTCTTCATTCGTGAAAATCCCTTTCTCAATCTAATGTATTGTCAAATTATATGAATGTGTAATTTTTGCGAAGGCTCCAACTGTTTTTTTTGTTGACAAAGGCATGGATTGCTCTCTATAATTAGGAGAACAAATGTTACCCTTTAGAATACGAGGCAGCTTATGGGATTAACCGGCAGGCAAAAGGAATTTTTTCTGTTTATAAAAGATTTTCTGGATGAATACGGATATCCTCCGTCGGTGAGAGATATTGCAAAAGGTATGGGAGTTGCTTCCATATCAAGTGTGAAGAAGATGCTGGACAGACTGGTCGAAGCCGGCGTTATAAAAAAAGATTCATCCAAAGCCAGAGGGATTGAGCTTATATATCACCAGGGAGTACCTTTGCTGGGGAGGATTAAGGCCGGCACTCCCGTTTTTTCTGAAGAAAATATCGAAGGTTATGTTGACCTTGCTGAGAAATTTAAAAATACGGAAAACCTGTTCTGCCTCAAAGTTGAGGGCGACAGTATGATAGATAAAGGGATATTTGAAGGTGATACAGCTGTAATAAAAAAACAGCCGGATATAAGTGAAGGGGAGACCGGGGCCTTTCGTATAAATGATGAGGTTACTTTGAAAACATTTGCCAGAAAAAAAGGATGCGTTTTCCTTATTCCGGCTAATAAAAGATATAAAAGTATCAGGGTCACCCCCGCAGATTCTTTTGAAGTTATAGGAAAACTTAAACTTGTTTTAAAAGACTTTAACTAAATTTATGAGTTTAAACCTTGAACATTGAACGTTGAACGTTGAACCTTGAACATTGAACGTTACAGAGGAGCTGTTTTATTATGATTTTTACATCGGATGTGGAAATCAGCAGAGCAGGAGTGGTTTTCAAATATGGAAATCCGCTGCCCGTATGGATTGAAAGCAATGGGGAGAAAATTTCTGTAAAAGAAATTTTCTACAGCTGGACTGAAAGAAAAGGACATTATCTTATTTATAAATACACATTTACAGACGGTTTTGATGCTTATGAGATAGCCCTTAACTCTCTTTCTATGAAGTGGTTTTTAATAGCCAGGGAGGAATTGTGATTCTTTGTGTGGATATGGATGCTTTTTTTGCTTCGGTTGAAAAAGCGAGTAAACCCCACCTGAAAGATAAGCCTGTGGCGGTAATAGGTGCAAAGGAACGGACAGTTGTAACAACGGCCTGTTATATTGCAAGAAAATATGGTGTAAGAACAGGGATGAGTAAATATGAAGCTGAGAAAATATGCCCTTTTATCAATATGGTAACGGGCAATAACAGAAAATACACATATATTTCCTCCCAAATCATGGATTTTTTCAAAACCTTGACCGATAAAGTGGAAATATATTCTGTAGATGAAGCTTTTTTGCAGATTCCGGGTGAAAAAGCAGAGGATGTTATTTCGGATATTAAAAATTATGTGAAAAAGCGTTTCGGTATCACCTGTTCCGTAGGTGCAGGCAAAAGTAAGCTTGTGGCGAAAATGGCAAGCGGGATAAATAAGCCTGACGGATTCCTTGTGATAAGTGATGGTGAGACTATTGATTTTCTGGATTCATTTAAGCTTGAAGATATCTGGGGAATCGGCAAGAAACTTTCGGAGCGTTTTTACAATATGGGTGTTTTCAATACTGCCGATATGAGGAAGCTCGGCAGGGATAAACTCTGTAACATATTCGGCAAAAACGGCTATTATTACCATATGATGGCATGCGGAGATGATCGGGAAGGGGTTCGGGTTGAAGATGAAGCTGTGAAATCGATTGGTCACAGCATGACTTTTCCCGAAGATGTAAGGGATACCAGGATGTTTAATGCGTATCTCCTTCAGCTTTGTGAAATGGTTTCCGGAAGAGCCAGACATCATAACGTTTCGGGAAAGACGATTACCCTCAGTATAAGGTTTCCCGATATGAGCACCCTCAGTAAAAGACATACCATTAACTATTTAACCTGTGCCACTCATCATATTTATGATGTAAGCAGATATATAGCAACAATGTTTCCTGAAAATTTTCTCGAAAATGGAATCAGGCTTATAGGCGTTACTCTGTCAAATTTGATACATGATACCCAGGAGTTGTGTTCTGTTTTCGATGGAAGGGATATGGGAAAAGTATATAAAGCAATGGATGCTATAAATGAAAAATACGGCGGTTTTACCGTTTCTTTTGCTTCCATCCTGAATTGCCGGCGAAAAGGTGCGAGGACGATCTCCCCTGCATGGAAGCCAAAAGGTTTAAGAAAAGTCGACGTTTTGTGAAACAATGTTTGTTTTTAGCTATAGCTTGCGTTGTTATTATAGGTTATTATGAGTAATTATTTTTCTAAGTATCTGATAAAATATTGTTTTTATATTTGGAATATATCTAAAAATCTTTATATTCCGTTTGACAAAATAAAAAAAGGTCTTATTATTAATAAATAAGGAAGTTTTTTGGATTATCATGATCACACTTATCGGTAAGTTAACTAATAACAGATAATACGAAGAATAAATGTGGTATAATCTGCAATTTTTCAGGGATGTGAGGATGTTTCCGAAAACGCTGTTTAAAAATTTTAATTACATTCATTTTCCGGCTGAAAGAAAAGCGACAATGCTGGAAATTCCACCTAAAGCTGTCGTTATGGCTGAAAATGAGGAGATGCTGGAAAAGTTTACGACTGTTTACAGCGGTGTCCTTGATATTATACCCATTGTAACCGGAAAAACCAAAAGCGGCGGCGAATTTTATTCGGCAGTAAATCATGAACTTTCAGGCTCATTCCCCGAAATTCAGGTGAAATGCGAATGCAGATATCCTCTGAACGAAGATTTATGTACACTGTGCGGCGAATGTGTTATTGCCTGTCCGCTTGATGCAATAGATGAGGAAATCATTATTGATTTTACCAAATGCGATTACTGCGGCAAATGTGTTGATACTTGTCCGGAAAACGCCATTGATCTTTACCGGTATGAAAATCACATTTTTGATGCTCCGCAGGTACTTTTTCTGGATGATAATAAAAAAATAAACGAATATTCTGAAATTAACGGTGTTTATCATTTAGATGAAAAAGAAGAATTGTTTGCCAACATAGGTACATTTCAAATAGAGCAATCTGTGAGTCATAACAAAGAGATTTGCCAGTATAGCGGAAGGCTTGATTTGGGCTGCCAGCGCTGTATGGAAGCATGTGAATATAAAGCAGTGCGTAAAAGTTCAAACGGAATAGAAGTGGATCATTTTGCATGTGAAGACTGCGGTCAATGTATCTCCGTCTGTCCCACAGGAGCCATGCAGTCGGAGGATGTCAGTGATGAGGCTTTTGGGGATTTAATTTACGAAAAACTGCAGGAACAGGGGGGAGATTACAGACATGTTATTTTTGTGCAGGAAAGTGATACCGTTTTTTTCTACAAAAATTATTATGACAAAATTGCTGAAGATGTTTTACTGGTTATACTCCCCAATGTTTATATCTTAAATATTTTTCATTTCCTTTTACTGTTAAGGCTTGGAATTGCCAACATTCATGTATTTCAGGAAATTTTCAAAGAGTCGGGGTTGTATAAACATATACAGTTTACCAATGCATTGTCATCGTATGCTTTCTCCGGCAGAAAGATTGTATCAAAAGGGCAAGCTCCGGAATTCAGTGAGGAGAAGGATAAACTTTTTACTTCTGATTTTACCTTTCCGGGATATAAAAATAAACGTAAATTCCTCGCTCCCATATTAAGAGATATTTATGAAAAATCTGAAAATAAGAGAGTTCTTTTGCAGGAAAATATACTGAATACATTTGGCAGTGTGGTCTGTGACGAGAAAAAGTGCAGTCTTTGTTTGGCCTGCCTTAACCATTGCAAGATAGGCTCCCTTATGGCCGATTCCTCTAACTATACACTTTCCCATATTGCTGCAAACTGTATTCAGTGCGGGATATGTCTGAACGTCTGTCCCGAAAATGCATTGGAGCTGGTAGCCGGGCTGCTTCTTGATGAAGAATTCTTTCAACCGAGGATACTTGCCAAAGATGAGCCTGTTGCCTGTGCTGAGTGCGGCAAAGTTTTTGGGAACAGAAAAAGCCTTGAGCAGGTTAGAAATAAATTAAAATCTGCCGGCAGGTTTGAGGATGAAATGGAACTGCTGGATTATTGCGACAAATGCCGGGTTAAAAAACAGTTAGAGGTGGGTTGATGGATATAGAGTCTTTGAACAGTATGAGAAACGGAGTTTACAATCTGATAAAAAGTTTTTTCTGGGAGTCCCCAAAGGAAGAAGATATCAAAGCCTGGCGGGCTTTTGTTGCAAATCTTAATGACGATAGCATTAACAAAGAATTTGATAAAACCGTTTCGTTTATGAAAGAAGCTTTGGATAATTCTGATTTAGAAAGCATAAAAAATGAGTATTATGAGCTTTTCGAAAATCCCTTCGGTGAACGTCTGTCCAACCTTAATGCGTCTTTTCTTCTCGAAGGCAAAAACTTTGGGGAGCCTTTGGTGGAAATAAGGGATTTCCTTGAAGATTTGAAAGTAGTTAAGGATACGGATTATAAGGATACAGAGGACTCGATACTCTTTATGATCGATCTTATGTTATACTTAATAGACAGCGGTGATTGTACCGATGTGCAGCAAAATTTTTTGAAGAAGTTTTTATACCCGTCTTTTGAAAGGCTTGCTGAAATATTAAAAACAAACGAAAAGGCTTACTTTTATGCAACAGCCGGTTTGTTTTCAAGGGATTACCTGGAAATGGATATGAAATTTTTGGAAGGTATTAAGTCTTTAACTTAAGATTATATCAGCAGGAGGTCTGTTATGAAAAATGAGCTTTTTGACAGAAGAAAATTTTTGAAAGGGATGGCTGTAACCGGGGCTACTCTGGGGGTGGCTGCCATTGTGAAACCGGCTATGGCAAAAGACGGTGAAATTGTAAATGAAAATCTCTACAGAGAGACAGAGCACTTTAAGAAGTATTATAAATCTCTAAGAGATTAAGGAGGTTTCTATGCCAAGCAAAAAATTACTTAAAAAAGGGGAATTCAGTGGAAATTCCACAAAGACGATAAATTATAATTTTGACAGGAGAACATTCTTAAAGTTTTCAACTGCAACGGCAGCTTTAGCCGGTTTATCCACTATGCCGAGTGTTGTAAAAAAATCCAGTGCTGCAAACGCAAAATCACCTTATCCGAAATCTGAAATTATCAGGACAGTATGCACCCATTGTGCTGTGGCATGCGGGGTGTATGCCGAAGTACAGAACGGTGTATGGCTAAGGCAGGAGATAGCGCAGGATCACCCCATATCAAGAGGCGGTCACTGCTGCAAAGGAGCCAGCGCTATTGATATGGTGAAAAGTGAAAAGCGGCTTAAACACCCTTTAAAAAAGGTTAACGGAAAATGGCAGAAAATATCCTGGAAACAGGTTCTCGATGAGGTTTCTGAAAAACTGATGAAACTCAGGAAAGAAAACGGTCCGGATTCCGTTATGTGGATCGGGAGTGCCAAGGTCTCAAATGAAATGGCCTATCTCCAGAGAAAACTGGCTGCATTCTGGGGAACAAACAATATTGACCATCAGGCCAGAATCTGTCACTCCACAACAGTTGCCGGTGTTGCAAATACCTGGGGTTATGGAGCTATGACAAACAGTATAAATGATATACGCAATTCCAAATGCGTATTCATGATAGGCTCCAATGCGGCTGAAGCCCACCCCATATCAATGCAGCATATCTTATATGCAAAAGAGGTTAATAATGCCCCGGTAATTGTTGTCGATCCAAGATTTACAAAAACTGCTGCCAAAGCCACTGATTTTGTTCAAATAAGATCGGGAACAGACACAGCTTACGTAATGGGGCTGATAAATGTTATACTTGAAAACGGATGGGAAGATAAAGATTTTATCAGAAGAAGAGTTTCCGGATTTGATCAGCTCAAGAAGGAGGCAAAAAACTATCCACCTGAAGTTGTATCAGAAGTTACAGGGGTGCCGGCAGAAGATATAAAAAGGGTCGCCAAAATCCTGGCACAAAACAGACCCGGCACCATTATCTGGTGTATGGGCGGTACCCAGCACTCAATAGGAAGCAGCAATACGAGAGCGTATTGTATACTGCAGCTTGTTCTTGGAAATATGGGAGTTGCAGGAGGCGGCGCCAATATCTTCCGCGGTCACGACAATGTTCAGGGTGCCACAGATATGTGTGTACTTTCCCATTCTCTTCCGGCTTATTACGGGCTTTCGGACGGTGCATGGAAGCACTGGAGCAGAGTGTGGGATGTGGATTATGAATGGATAAAATCACGTTTTCACAATGATGAATATATGGGTAAACCAGGGTTTACACTTTCCAGATGGTATGAAGGTGCACTCCAGGATGATGAAATTACCCAGTATACGCCGTTGAAGGCGGTTGTTTTCTGGGGATGCTCCTCAAACTCTCAGTCACAGTATCATAAACTTAAGAAAGCTCTGGATAAACTTGATATGGTAGTTATTATTGACCCTTTCCCCACAATGACAGCCGTTGCATCGGACAAAGATAACGTTTATCTGCTTCCGACAACCAGTCAGTTTGAAACCAGTGGAAGTGTTACCAGCAGCCAGAGGGGCATCCAGTGGCGCTATAAAGTTGTAGATCCGGTATACGACTCAAAGGATGACTATACAATTTTGGCTGAACTGGTGGACAGATTCGGTTTTGCAGATAAGTTTTACAAAAACATTAAAACGGTACCTGAAGATGCCACAAGGGAGCTCAATAAAGGTTCACTAACAATAGGTTACAACGGTCAGACGCCTGAAAGAATTAAGAAACATACGGATAACTGGCATACCTTTGACGTAGTAACACTTGAAGCAAAAGGCGGACCGTGCGACGGTGAGTATTATGGACTTCCGTGGCCGTGCTGGACGGAGGAACATCCGGGTACTCCTATCCTTTATGATATGTCAAAACCTGTTAAAAAAGGCGGCCTTCCTTTCAGAGCCCGCTTTGGAACAGAATACACCTATCCTGACGGCAAAAAAGAGAATCAGCTTGCTGCTGCCGGCACAACTATGCCGGGAAGTGAAGCTGATGGAGGATATCCTGAATTCAGCGGAGTTGTAGAGGGTACCAACTGGAAAACGGATTTAAGTCAGAAAACACTTAAATACGCTCTTGATAAAGGTATGGCACCTTTCGGTAATGCAAGAGCTAGGTGCTATGTATGGAATTTCCCCGATCCGGTGCCGATTCACAGAGAACCGCTGCACTCACCGAGTCCTGAAATGATTAAAAAATATCCCACATACGATGACAAACCGGATCACTACCGTGTATTTACCAAGTATAAGAGTGAGCAGAAACTCGACTGGCACAAAGAGTTCCCTCTCATTCTTACCACAGGCCGTATGGTTGAATATATGGGCGGCGGTGCAGAGACACGTAGCAATAAGTACCTGGCTGAACTTCAGCCGACAATGTATGCTGAAGTAAATGTAGAGACCGCTAACAATTATGGCCTCAGGGATGGGGATATGATCTGGATTGAATCACCCAATGGTGGAAAAGTTAAAGTTCAAACCAAGATTTCCGCCAGAGTGGGCAAGGACACCATATTTCTGCCTTTTCATTTTGGAGGCTTTTTCATGGGCGATTCATGGGCCGGTAAATATCCAGAAGGAAGTGAACCATATGCTCTTGGTGAAGCGGCTAACGTGGTTACCAATTACGGTTATGATATTGTGACTCAAATGCAGGAGACAAAAACAGGTCTCTGCAAAATGAGCAAAGCGTAGGATTAGGAGGGTATTATGGCACGTATGAAATTTTTATGTGATGTGGAAAGATGTATAGATTGCAGCGGCTGTGTCGTAGCATGTAAAGAAGGGAATAATGTGCCTGTTGGTATCAACAGAAGGCGCATCATTCCCATTAATGAAGGTGAGCCCGGAGAAAAAAGCATCTCCGTTGCCTGCATGCATTGCTCCGATGCACCGTGCATAGCTGTTTGCCCGGTGGATGCACTTTATCAGAGGGATGACGGCATAGTTAATTTGAGTAAAGATACTTGTATCGGATGTGGTTACTGCTTTTTTGCCTGCCCCTTTGGTGCTCCTCAATTCCCGGAAGGCAACAGTTTTGGAGCAAGAGGCGTTATGGATAAATGCACATTCTGCGCCGGAGGTCCTGTGGAAAACTTCAGTGACAAAGAAATGCAATTGTACGGTCAGAACAGGATAGCCGAAGGTAAAGTCCCCCTTTGTGCCGGAATGTGTGCAACCAAGGCCCTTTTGGCAGGTGACGGCGACAAAGTGGCGAATATTTACAGAGAAAGAGTGTTTAAACGCGGTTCAG is from Flexistipes sinusarabici DSM 4947 and encodes:
- a CDS encoding molybdopterin-dependent oxidoreductase is translated as MPSKKLLKKGEFSGNSTKTINYNFDRRTFLKFSTATAALAGLSTMPSVVKKSSAANAKSPYPKSEIIRTVCTHCAVACGVYAEVQNGVWLRQEIAQDHPISRGGHCCKGASAIDMVKSEKRLKHPLKKVNGKWQKISWKQVLDEVSEKLMKLRKENGPDSVMWIGSAKVSNEMAYLQRKLAAFWGTNNIDHQARICHSTTVAGVANTWGYGAMTNSINDIRNSKCVFMIGSNAAEAHPISMQHILYAKEVNNAPVIVVDPRFTKTAAKATDFVQIRSGTDTAYVMGLINVILENGWEDKDFIRRRVSGFDQLKKEAKNYPPEVVSEVTGVPAEDIKRVAKILAQNRPGTIIWCMGGTQHSIGSSNTRAYCILQLVLGNMGVAGGGANIFRGHDNVQGATDMCVLSHSLPAYYGLSDGAWKHWSRVWDVDYEWIKSRFHNDEYMGKPGFTLSRWYEGALQDDEITQYTPLKAVVFWGCSSNSQSQYHKLKKALDKLDMVVIIDPFPTMTAVASDKDNVYLLPTTSQFETSGSVTSSQRGIQWRYKVVDPVYDSKDDYTILAELVDRFGFADKFYKNIKTVPEDATRELNKGSLTIGYNGQTPERIKKHTDNWHTFDVVTLEAKGGPCDGEYYGLPWPCWTEEHPGTPILYDMSKPVKKGGLPFRARFGTEYTYPDGKKENQLAAAGTTMPGSEADGGYPEFSGVVEGTNWKTDLSQKTLKYALDKGMAPFGNARARCYVWNFPDPVPIHREPLHSPSPEMIKKYPTYDDKPDHYRVFTKYKSEQKLDWHKEFPLILTTGRMVEYMGGGAETRSNKYLAELQPTMYAEVNVETANNYGLRDGDMIWIESPNGGKVKVQTKISARVGKDTIFLPFHFGGFFMGDSWAGKYPEGSEPYALGEAANVVTNYGYDIVTQMQETKTGLCKMSKA
- the lexA gene encoding transcriptional repressor LexA; translation: MGLTGRQKEFFLFIKDFLDEYGYPPSVRDIAKGMGVASISSVKKMLDRLVEAGVIKKDSSKARGIELIYHQGVPLLGRIKAGTPVFSEENIEGYVDLAEKFKNTENLFCLKVEGDSMIDKGIFEGDTAVIKKQPDISEGETGAFRINDEVTLKTFARKKGCVFLIPANKRYKSIRVTPADSFEVIGKLKLVLKDFN
- the dinB gene encoding DNA polymerase IV translates to MILCVDMDAFFASVEKASKPHLKDKPVAVIGAKERTVVTTACYIARKYGVRTGMSKYEAEKICPFINMVTGNNRKYTYISSQIMDFFKTLTDKVEIYSVDEAFLQIPGEKAEDVISDIKNYVKKRFGITCSVGAGKSKLVAKMASGINKPDGFLVISDGETIDFLDSFKLEDIWGIGKKLSERFYNMGVFNTADMRKLGRDKLCNIFGKNGYYYHMMACGDDREGVRVEDEAVKSIGHSMTFPEDVRDTRMFNAYLLQLCEMVSGRARHHNVSGKTITLSIRFPDMSTLSKRHTINYLTCATHHIYDVSRYIATMFPENFLENGIRLIGVTLSNLIHDTQELCSVFDGRDMGKVYKAMDAINEKYGGFTVSFASILNCRRKGARTISPAWKPKGLRKVDVL
- a CDS encoding TorD/DmsD family molecular chaperone, giving the protein MDIESLNSMRNGVYNLIKSFFWESPKEEDIKAWRAFVANLNDDSINKEFDKTVSFMKEALDNSDLESIKNEYYELFENPFGERLSNLNASFLLEGKNFGEPLVEIRDFLEDLKVVKDTDYKDTEDSILFMIDLMLYLIDSGDCTDVQQNFLKKFLYPSFERLAEILKTNEKAYFYATAGLFSRDYLEMDMKFLEGIKSLT
- a CDS encoding twin-arginine translocation signal domain-containing protein gives rise to the protein MKNELFDRRKFLKGMAVTGATLGVAAIVKPAMAKDGEIVNENLYRETEHFKKYYKSLRD
- the fdh3B gene encoding formate dehydrogenase FDH3 subunit beta, which translates into the protein MARMKFLCDVERCIDCSGCVVACKEGNNVPVGINRRRIIPINEGEPGEKSISVACMHCSDAPCIAVCPVDALYQRDDGIVNLSKDTCIGCGYCFFACPFGAPQFPEGNSFGARGVMDKCTFCAGGPVENFSDKEMQLYGQNRIAEGKVPLCAGMCATKALLAGDGDKVANIYRERVFKRGSGANAWGWSRAYNKK
- a CDS encoding 4Fe-4S binding protein, coding for MWYNLQFFRDVRMFPKTLFKNFNYIHFPAERKATMLEIPPKAVVMAENEEMLEKFTTVYSGVLDIIPIVTGKTKSGGEFYSAVNHELSGSFPEIQVKCECRYPLNEDLCTLCGECVIACPLDAIDEEIIIDFTKCDYCGKCVDTCPENAIDLYRYENHIFDAPQVLFLDDNKKINEYSEINGVYHLDEKEELFANIGTFQIEQSVSHNKEICQYSGRLDLGCQRCMEACEYKAVRKSSNGIEVDHFACEDCGQCISVCPTGAMQSEDVSDEAFGDLIYEKLQEQGGDYRHVIFVQESDTVFFYKNYYDKIAEDVLLVILPNVYILNIFHFLLLLRLGIANIHVFQEIFKESGLYKHIQFTNALSSYAFSGRKIVSKGQAPEFSEEKDKLFTSDFTFPGYKNKRKFLAPILRDIYEKSENKRVLLQENILNTFGSVVCDEKKCSLCLACLNHCKIGSLMADSSNYTLSHIAANCIQCGICLNVCPENALELVAGLLLDEEFFQPRILAKDEPVACAECGKVFGNRKSLEQVRNKLKSAGRFEDEMELLDYCDKCRVKKQLEVG